The proteins below are encoded in one region of Reichenbachiella sp. 5M10:
- a CDS encoding DUF6134 family protein: MSSSAQTLNYEIVKGGNVIGNMTAKRIVKGDSMFYSISSVTHFRVVVKLRVDYNLTETYVNGVLYSGHALSTLNGATQKESKVERRKGYYHIERDSDFLHFESTGVKYSIPEIYFSEPVGKGEVFSQIFGTNLIIENRGNHVYHLESEDGDNTYTYKKGVCVEVKVNRTYATFYIRLKSK; this comes from the coding sequence ATGAGCTCATCTGCTCAGACTCTGAATTATGAAATCGTCAAAGGGGGAAATGTAATCGGCAACATGACCGCTAAGCGTATCGTTAAGGGGGATTCGATGTTTTATTCGATCTCAAGTGTGACTCATTTTCGGGTGGTAGTCAAACTGAGGGTGGATTACAATTTGACGGAGACTTATGTCAATGGTGTACTTTATTCGGGGCACGCGCTGAGTACCCTCAATGGTGCGACCCAAAAGGAATCCAAAGTAGAAAGACGAAAGGGGTATTACCACATCGAGCGAGATAGTGATTTCTTGCACTTCGAATCTACGGGAGTGAAGTATTCAATTCCAGAGATTTATTTTTCAGAGCCGGTAGGCAAGGGAGAGGTGTTCTCGCAGATTTTTGGCACAAACCTAATCATAGAGAACCGAGGCAATCATGTCTACCATCTAGAATCAGAAGATGGTGACAATACCTATACCTATAAAAAGGGTGTGTGTGTGGAAGTGAAGGTCAATCGGACATATGCCACGTTTTACATTCGATTAAAATCCAAATAG
- the rlmN gene encoding 23S rRNA (adenine(2503)-C(2))-methyltransferase RlmN: protein MGTNVGLKDLRKVPQEDISLFLKEIGEKPFRAKQIKEWIWKKSAKSIDDMTNISLKTRDLLKAHYVIKPVSVDKEQKSSDGTIKSAMKLHDDHVVESVLIPADSRMTACVSSQVGCSLSCKFCATGYMDRARNLDASEIYDQVVAVNNQSLENYNTPLSNIVYMGMGEPLLNYANVLESIKHITSPEGLNMSPKRITVSTAGISKMIRKLADDQVKFNLALSLHAANDEKRNKIMPINESNTLDVLRDALNYFYQKTNNKITFEYILFYDFNDSIQDAQELYEFWKRVPARINIIEYNPIAEANYKNADDTTLDKFIDYLQNKGVNVHVRRSRGKDIDAACGQLANKS from the coding sequence ATGGGCACGAACGTTGGTTTAAAAGATTTGAGGAAGGTCCCTCAAGAGGATATTAGTCTGTTTTTGAAAGAAATCGGAGAAAAGCCTTTCCGAGCTAAGCAGATCAAAGAATGGATTTGGAAAAAATCAGCCAAATCCATTGACGACATGACCAACATCTCCCTCAAGACCAGAGACCTACTTAAGGCCCACTACGTGATCAAGCCTGTCTCCGTAGACAAGGAACAAAAAAGCTCCGACGGTACCATCAAGTCGGCCATGAAACTACACGACGACCATGTCGTCGAAAGCGTCCTCATCCCCGCTGACAGTCGCATGACTGCCTGTGTCTCATCACAAGTAGGCTGTTCGTTGAGTTGTAAATTTTGTGCGACAGGATACATGGACCGTGCACGCAACCTTGACGCTTCTGAGATCTACGACCAAGTGGTAGCAGTCAACAATCAATCTCTCGAAAACTACAATACCCCACTCTCCAACATCGTATACATGGGCATGGGAGAACCTCTCCTCAACTATGCCAACGTACTCGAGTCCATCAAACACATCACTTCGCCCGAAGGACTCAACATGAGCCCAAAACGGATCACAGTCTCTACGGCTGGCATCTCCAAAATGATTAGAAAACTGGCTGACGATCAGGTCAAATTTAACCTCGCCCTATCCCTCCATGCGGCCAACGACGAGAAGCGAAACAAGATCATGCCTATCAACGAGTCCAATACGCTCGATGTATTGCGGGATGCCTTGAACTACTTCTACCAAAAGACCAACAACAAAATAACCTTCGAGTACATTTTATTTTACGACTTCAACGATTCGATCCAAGATGCCCAAGAGCTCTACGAGTTTTGGAAGCGCGTACCCGCTCGCATCAATATCATCGAATACAACCCCATCGCTGAAGCCAACTACAAAAACGCCGATGACACAACCTTAGATAAATTCATAGACTACCTGCAAAACAAAGGGGTAAATGTACACGTACGCCGCAGCAGAGGAAAAGACATCGATGCGGCTTGTGGTCAACTGGCTAACAAAAGTTAA
- a CDS encoding YigZ family protein, with the protein MVETYRVIKAEAEGFYKEKGSKFLAYAYPVGSIDEVKERVDELKKKYYDARHHCFAHIINEGNQQLIRANDDGEPNHSAGDPILGQIRSLDLVDTLVVVVRYFGGTKLGVSGLVHAYKTAAEDALSHAEILTVEIKTDFTLEYPYEQTQDVMRVLNDFGVEIKGQEFTASCLLRGRIEPERYPALREKMLLLKLDVVRLGANSG; encoded by the coding sequence ATGGTGGAAACGTATCGTGTCATAAAAGCGGAAGCAGAGGGGTTCTACAAAGAGAAGGGGAGTAAGTTTTTGGCTTATGCCTATCCGGTAGGTTCCATTGATGAGGTCAAAGAGAGGGTAGACGAATTAAAGAAGAAATATTATGATGCGAGACACCATTGTTTTGCTCACATCATCAATGAGGGTAATCAGCAATTGATTCGAGCCAATGATGATGGAGAACCGAATCATTCGGCTGGGGATCCTATCCTCGGACAGATTCGGTCTTTGGATTTGGTAGATACGCTGGTGGTGGTCGTGCGGTACTTTGGCGGGACTAAACTAGGAGTGAGTGGTTTAGTCCATGCTTACAAAACGGCAGCTGAGGACGCATTGTCTCACGCTGAGATTCTTACGGTTGAGATCAAAACGGATTTTACTTTGGAGTATCCTTATGAACAAACACAAGACGTGATGCGAGTCCTCAACGATTTTGGTGTAGAAATCAAAGGGCAAGAATTTACGGCAAGTTGTCTGCTAAGGGGACGTATCGAACCCGAACGCTATCCTGCTCTCCGAGAGAAAATGCTCCTTCTCAAATTGGATGTGGTGAGGCTTGGGGCTAATAGTGGCTAG
- a CDS encoding lipopolysaccharide assembly protein LapB, protein MRRRLIVLISICLVGHGVLQAQKLPVLHDQEILSQVKEVASYVYNESPDSAELLIKKMELRLPKHPVIPMMRAMNIAWQDQPIRTTSPTYPAHQAQLEKVIAYSEKLIEQDPDDLDGLFFKMSAHGLLAEYLAREGSYMKSVTQAKKTYNLITVTMEQTEQSPEFYFLAGLYNYFREKYPERHPVYSPFLWFFKSGNKALGLKQLDSAVYQSTIVRAEAHLYTAYIYLRYENNPHKALFYLKKLHYEYPRNTYFKAKYIEGLMAIGDYQTAMPLVKTLLGNPKAYFRMCGEVFTAIYQEKIQGSDEMAEKYYHKAIASGNTDPDRGEYYKSLAFVGMGRIMERQGKVNQAINYYKLAVEVDESDLVTKEAKERLERLD, encoded by the coding sequence TTGAGAAGACGACTGATAGTATTGATATCGATTTGCTTGGTTGGCCATGGAGTGCTTCAAGCTCAGAAGCTGCCTGTTTTGCATGACCAAGAGATACTCTCACAGGTCAAGGAAGTAGCGAGCTATGTGTACAACGAGTCCCCTGACTCGGCGGAGCTTTTGATCAAGAAAATGGAACTGAGACTGCCCAAGCACCCTGTGATCCCGATGATGCGCGCGATGAATATAGCTTGGCAGGATCAACCGATCCGTACTACGAGTCCTACTTATCCTGCGCATCAAGCCCAACTCGAAAAGGTGATTGCATATTCTGAAAAGTTGATTGAACAGGATCCTGATGATCTCGACGGTTTGTTTTTCAAAATGTCTGCACATGGGTTGTTGGCAGAGTATCTGGCTCGAGAAGGAAGCTACATGAAATCCGTGACCCAAGCCAAGAAGACTTATAACTTGATTACCGTGACCATGGAGCAAACGGAGCAGAGTCCAGAGTTCTATTTTTTGGCAGGCCTGTACAATTATTTTCGTGAAAAATACCCAGAGCGCCACCCTGTCTACTCTCCATTTTTGTGGTTTTTCAAATCGGGAAACAAGGCTTTGGGCTTGAAGCAACTTGATAGTGCGGTGTATCAGAGTACCATCGTTAGAGCAGAAGCCCATCTTTACACGGCTTATATCTATTTGCGCTATGAAAACAACCCGCACAAGGCGTTGTTTTACTTGAAGAAGCTGCACTATGAATATCCACGAAACACCTATTTCAAGGCGAAATACATCGAGGGATTGATGGCTATTGGGGATTACCAGACGGCTATGCCTTTGGTGAAAACCTTGCTTGGCAATCCGAAAGCATATTTTCGCATGTGTGGGGAGGTTTTTACTGCTATCTACCAAGAAAAAATCCAAGGCTCAGATGAAATGGCCGAAAAATATTACCATAAGGCCATAGCTTCTGGGAATACGGACCCGGATCGTGGAGAGTACTACAAGAGCTTGGCTTTCGTAGGGATGGGGAGAATCATGGAGCGTCAGGGCAAAGTAAATCAAGCGATCAACTACTACAAGCTTGCTGTAGAGGTTGATGAGAGTGATTTGGTGACCAAAGAGGCAAAAGAGAGATTGGAGCGATTGGATTGA
- a CDS encoding GNAT family N-acetyltransferase, producing MLFNEEKYCTANEIAPRILFDWQSKRGTSQSRLILHTHAGQATSLPRSPYAGFRTTGSLTPTDADEMIDALLNFLTSHQIQHLEIKQAPAFIHPTHSKVLHEALSLHGFSHRSDINHHIDLMAFTPSSFHKMEQRKVKKCLKAGFAFAKEDISQASHIHSFICRCRQQQKLDINIPAPRFLHLIEQLPTCFDLYTVRDSQATLLAATVTVQVSPQVVYNFLPAFDRTYGAFSPLALLHHQLIHDLQHNHVSTLDLGISSLDGKPQSNLAKFKERIGGIPGFRNTYTRHM from the coding sequence ATGCTTTTTAATGAAGAAAAATATTGTACTGCCAATGAAATAGCACCGCGTATTCTCTTTGATTGGCAAAGCAAACGTGGCACTTCTCAATCCAGACTCATACTTCACACTCACGCAGGCCAAGCGACTTCCTTACCCCGGTCTCCGTATGCCGGTTTTCGGACCACAGGCTCGTTGACCCCTACGGATGCAGACGAGATGATCGACGCACTCCTCAACTTCCTCACCTCTCACCAAATCCAGCATCTCGAAATCAAGCAAGCTCCTGCTTTCATCCACCCCACTCACAGCAAGGTATTGCACGAGGCATTATCACTTCATGGGTTCTCTCATCGATCAGACATCAACCATCACATCGATCTCATGGCATTTACCCCTTCTTCATTTCACAAAATGGAGCAGCGAAAAGTCAAAAAATGCTTGAAAGCAGGCTTTGCTTTCGCCAAGGAAGACATCAGTCAGGCATCCCATATCCACTCATTTATCTGTAGGTGCAGACAGCAGCAAAAGCTCGACATCAACATCCCTGCTCCCCGATTCTTACATTTGATTGAGCAACTGCCTACTTGTTTTGATCTATACACCGTTCGTGACTCACAGGCCACCTTACTCGCTGCAACAGTCACAGTACAAGTCAGCCCCCAGGTCGTCTACAACTTCTTACCTGCCTTTGACAGGACATATGGTGCATTCAGTCCATTGGCACTCCTTCATCATCAACTGATCCACGATTTGCAACACAACCATGTTTCTACACTAGATCTTGGCATCTCCTCTTTGGACGGCAAACCGCAAAGCAACCTTGCCAAGTTCAAAGAACGCATCGGAGGCATCCCAGGCTTCCGAAACACCTACACAAGACATATGTAG
- a CDS encoding porin family protein: MYSTYFRHQLYLHSYKVVFALVVFWGVIPNVSQAQINSVNLPNFDEQRWHFGFMLGMHTSAYQSQYVDAFVTPSYDTLHSVVPPSNPGFKIGFVVDYHLMETLDIRFSPTVAFNQLELEYRYSDGTSVSDIQDPTYVEFPILLKYKSVRRRNRRMYFLGGVNPAIKATSSKDKDNSIERLQTKGYNLSLDIGVGMDLYQPLFKFSPELRYSFGLVNVLDGDSATNDFNAPMKRLTIHTLAFYITFEGGPSTFRRKGGKQKRH, encoded by the coding sequence ATGTATTCCACTTACTTTCGGCATCAGCTCTATTTACACAGCTATAAAGTAGTCTTCGCTTTGGTGGTATTTTGGGGGGTAATCCCCAATGTGTCGCAGGCTCAGATCAATTCCGTTAATTTGCCCAATTTTGATGAGCAACGTTGGCATTTTGGGTTTATGCTAGGCATGCATACTTCCGCTTATCAGTCCCAGTATGTCGATGCTTTCGTGACGCCTAGTTATGATACTTTGCATTCGGTCGTGCCACCGAGCAATCCAGGTTTCAAGATTGGATTTGTCGTTGACTATCATTTGATGGAGACATTGGATATTCGGTTTAGTCCTACGGTGGCATTCAACCAGCTGGAATTAGAATACAGGTATTCGGATGGGACGAGTGTCAGTGATATACAGGATCCGACTTATGTGGAGTTTCCTATTTTGCTCAAGTACAAGTCGGTCCGACGTAGAAATCGAAGGATGTATTTTTTGGGAGGGGTCAATCCGGCGATCAAAGCGACGAGCTCAAAGGATAAAGACAATTCGATAGAAAGACTGCAAACGAAGGGATATAACTTGTCTCTTGATATTGGCGTGGGGATGGATCTGTACCAGCCTTTGTTTAAGTTTTCACCAGAACTTAGGTATTCGTTTGGACTAGTCAATGTACTAGATGGAGATTCGGCAACCAACGACTTCAATGCGCCCATGAAGCGCCTGACTATCCATACTTTAGCGTTTTATATTACGTTTGAGGGAGGTCCTTCTACGTTTAGACGCAAAGGGGGTAAGCAAAAAAGGCACTAA
- the ubiE gene encoding bifunctional demethylmenaquinone methyltransferase/2-methoxy-6-polyprenyl-1,4-benzoquinol methylase UbiE yields the protein MTVLPYKDKEGSKKEQVAEMFNSISKRYDFLNHFLSMGIDILWRKKAIRQLKAHQPKLILDVATGTGDLAIEALTLNPERITGVDISEGMLEMGREKMKRLGYDDRIEMSMGDSEQLLFEDNTFDAVVVAFGVRNFQDLEKGLADMRRVLKDGGMVVILEFSNPTAFPMKQLYSFYSKAVLPMIGKLVSKDNSAYTYLPESVQEFPFGKEFTGILDKLGFKQTKCIPLTFGISSIYTAIK from the coding sequence TTGACAGTATTACCTTATAAAGACAAAGAGGGCAGTAAAAAGGAGCAAGTCGCGGAGATGTTTAACAGTATCAGCAAGCGCTATGATTTTTTGAATCACTTCTTGAGTATGGGAATAGACATTCTTTGGAGAAAGAAGGCGATTCGCCAACTCAAAGCACATCAGCCCAAATTGATCTTGGATGTAGCAACAGGAACGGGCGATCTAGCGATCGAAGCATTGACATTGAACCCAGAGCGAATCACTGGCGTGGACATCTCTGAAGGTATGCTAGAGATGGGTAGAGAAAAGATGAAACGTCTTGGCTATGACGATCGCATCGAAATGTCTATGGGGGATTCTGAGCAGTTGTTGTTTGAGGACAATACCTTTGATGCAGTAGTCGTTGCTTTTGGTGTACGCAATTTTCAAGATTTGGAAAAAGGGCTTGCAGACATGCGTAGAGTGCTAAAGGATGGCGGTATGGTGGTGATTCTTGAATTCTCGAACCCTACAGCATTTCCTATGAAACAGCTCTACAGTTTCTACTCTAAGGCTGTTTTGCCCATGATTGGCAAATTGGTATCAAAAGATAATTCTGCGTATACTTACTTGCCAGAATCCGTTCAGGAGTTTCCTTTTGGGAAGGAGTTTACAGGGATTTTGGACAAATTAGGATTTAAACAAACTAAATGTATTCCACTTACTTTCGGCATCAGCTCTATTTACACAGCTATAAAGTAG